Proteins from a single region of Catenulispora acidiphila DSM 44928:
- the hrcA gene encoding heat-inducible transcriptional repressor HrcA, whose amino-acid sequence MTAENKLDERKLDVLRAIVQDYVATREPVGSKALVERHNIGVSPATIRNEMAALEDEGYIHQPHTSAGRVPTDKGYRLFVDRLSQVKPLSGAEKRAIHTFLDGAVDLDDVVARTVRLLAQITQQVAVVQYPSLSRSAVRHVELVPLTPSRIMLVLITDTGRVEQRIVDCGTTVPEATLADVRARLNAEVGSRGLNDVPTLLADFAERFGAEDRNWVGVLIATLLDAVVEQREERIVMAGTANLARFRHDFPDTVYPVLEALEEQVVLLRLLGEAQSGLTVRIGHENAHEGLITTSVVSTGYGRGEKDVVAHLGVLGPTRMDYPGMMGAVTAVAAYVGRILAET is encoded by the coding sequence GTGACGGCCGAAAACAAGCTCGACGAGCGCAAGCTCGACGTGCTCCGCGCCATCGTGCAGGACTACGTCGCCACCAGGGAGCCGGTCGGGTCCAAGGCCCTGGTCGAGCGGCACAACATCGGCGTGTCGCCGGCGACGATACGCAACGAGATGGCGGCGCTGGAGGACGAGGGGTACATCCACCAGCCGCACACCAGCGCCGGCCGGGTCCCCACCGACAAGGGCTACCGGCTCTTCGTGGACCGGCTCTCGCAGGTCAAGCCGTTGTCCGGGGCGGAGAAGCGGGCCATCCACACCTTCCTGGACGGCGCGGTCGACCTCGACGACGTGGTGGCCCGCACCGTGCGGCTGCTGGCCCAGATAACGCAGCAGGTCGCGGTGGTCCAGTACCCCTCGCTGAGCCGCTCGGCGGTCCGGCACGTGGAGCTGGTGCCGCTGACCCCCTCCCGGATCATGCTGGTGCTGATCACCGACACCGGCCGGGTCGAGCAGCGGATCGTGGACTGCGGCACCACCGTCCCGGAGGCCACGCTGGCCGACGTGCGGGCTCGGCTGAACGCCGAGGTGGGCTCGCGCGGGCTGAACGACGTCCCGACCCTGCTGGCCGACTTCGCCGAGCGCTTCGGCGCCGAGGACCGCAACTGGGTCGGGGTGCTGATCGCGACCCTGCTGGACGCGGTGGTCGAGCAGCGCGAGGAGCGGATCGTGATGGCCGGCACCGCCAACCTGGCGCGCTTCCGCCACGACTTCCCGGACACGGTGTACCCGGTCCTGGAAGCGCTGGAGGAACAAGTGGTGCTGCTGCGGTTGTTGGGTGAGGCGCAGTCTGGTCTCACCGTACGGATCGGGCACGAGAACGCGCACGAGGGTCTGATCACCACGTCGGTCGTGAGCACCGGATATGGTCGGGGGGAGAAGGACGTGGTCGCCCACCTGGGCGTCCTCGGGCCCACCCGGATGGATTACCCCGGCATGATGGGCGCGGTCACCGCCGTAGCCGCTTATGTGGGGCGCATACTGGCTGAGACTTAG
- a CDS encoding MFS transporter encodes MAVATFVNTIGNGMYMTVMVMYFTRSVGLPASQVGLGLTIAGLFGLAAGVPVGHLADRRGPREVSVVLGMLAGAVMVAFTMVHTFWQFLAVAVVENLVASSNRAARGAMIARFGGEEKAVFRAYLRSVTNVGIALGGVAGGLGLVFDTRAWYVGLIGFNALTFVVSSVIALRVPRMEPLPVPHGANKWIALGDRRFLTSAALIGVMSMQFEVLLFAAPLWIAKLGHAPRWTVGAVLVINTVLVATLQVRMSRGVDTVAKGVRATVRSGWIFAGAAVLFGSIGWVPAWAAVVLLLVAAAVHSIGEIVQQAGVFELGYELAAEHAQGQYQGLLSMVTGAAMSLAPGFYALACVDWAPAGWFVVGAVFAVAGCAMPLAVRIRPPAFLAATEAAAAAAVAATVAAATLPTAAPAAPIAVAEVPAV; translated from the coding sequence ATGGCCGTCGCCACGTTCGTGAACACGATCGGCAACGGCATGTACATGACCGTCATGGTCATGTACTTCACGCGATCGGTCGGTCTGCCGGCCTCGCAGGTGGGGCTCGGCCTCACCATCGCCGGGCTGTTCGGGCTGGCCGCGGGGGTTCCCGTCGGGCACTTGGCGGACCGGCGCGGACCGCGCGAGGTGAGCGTGGTGCTCGGGATGCTGGCCGGTGCGGTGATGGTGGCCTTCACCATGGTCCACACCTTCTGGCAGTTTCTCGCCGTGGCAGTCGTTGAGAACCTGGTCGCCTCCAGCAACCGGGCCGCGCGCGGGGCGATGATCGCGCGCTTCGGGGGCGAGGAGAAGGCGGTGTTCCGCGCGTATCTGCGCTCGGTCACCAACGTCGGGATCGCTTTGGGCGGCGTGGCCGGGGGGCTCGGCCTGGTCTTCGACACGCGCGCCTGGTACGTCGGGCTGATCGGATTCAATGCCCTGACGTTCGTGGTGTCCTCGGTCATCGCCTTGCGCGTGCCGCGGATGGAGCCGCTGCCGGTCCCGCATGGAGCTAACAAGTGGATCGCGTTGGGGGACCGGCGGTTCCTCACCTCCGCGGCGCTGATCGGCGTGATGAGCATGCAGTTCGAGGTGTTGCTGTTCGCCGCGCCGCTGTGGATCGCCAAGCTGGGGCACGCTCCGCGCTGGACCGTCGGCGCGGTGTTGGTGATCAACACGGTTCTGGTGGCGACGCTGCAGGTGCGCATGAGCCGCGGCGTGGACACGGTCGCCAAGGGCGTGCGGGCGACGGTGCGGTCCGGATGGATCTTCGCCGGGGCGGCGGTGTTGTTCGGCTCGATCGGCTGGGTACCGGCGTGGGCGGCGGTGGTGCTCCTTCTGGTCGCGGCCGCGGTGCACTCCATCGGCGAGATCGTGCAGCAGGCCGGGGTGTTCGAGCTCGGGTACGAGCTCGCCGCCGAGCACGCGCAGGGGCAGTACCAAGGGCTGCTCAGCATGGTGACCGGCGCTGCCATGTCGCTGGCGCCGGGCTTCTATGCGCTGGCGTGCGTCGACTGGGCACCCGCCGGATGGTTCGTGGTCGGGGCGGTCTTCGCGGTCGCCGGGTGTGCGATGCCGTTGGCCGTACGGATCCGACCGCCGGCGTTCTTGGCGGCGACCGAGGCGGCAGCGGCAGCGGCGGTGGCGGCGACAGTGGCGGCGGCGACACTACCGACGGCGGCACCAGCGGCGCCGATAGCCGTCGCGGAGGTACCGGCGGTCTGA
- a CDS encoding SDR family NAD(P)-dependent oxidoreductase, with product MAASKTVLITGTSTGIGLAAAVGAARAGWDVVATMRDPGKAGRLLAEAGAVGAAGRIHVERLDVTDAASIASAVARATAAHDGLDAVVNNAGAGVVGTIEVGGMEPVRAAMEVNYFGVVEVTRATMPHLRASKGRLVTVTSVGGVVGQPFNEAYCAAKFAVEGFMEALASVAAAVGVRVSVVEPGAVASEFVASQRIDIPALVAEAGPYGPALQSYIDRALQSFGNAQSAEEAAATVVEVLEAEDPPFRVQTSEWARGFTASKLADVDGSAVQAMMAQWLETR from the coding sequence ATGGCTGCGTCCAAGACCGTCCTGATCACCGGCACGTCCACCGGCATCGGCCTGGCCGCGGCGGTCGGCGCCGCCCGCGCCGGCTGGGACGTCGTGGCGACGATGCGCGATCCGGGCAAGGCCGGCCGGCTGTTGGCCGAGGCCGGCGCGGTCGGTGCGGCCGGACGGATCCACGTCGAGCGGCTGGACGTCACCGACGCCGCCAGCATCGCGTCGGCTGTGGCGCGTGCGACGGCTGCGCACGACGGGTTGGACGCGGTCGTCAACAACGCCGGAGCGGGTGTGGTCGGGACCATCGAGGTCGGCGGCATGGAGCCGGTGCGCGCGGCCATGGAGGTCAACTATTTCGGCGTGGTCGAGGTGACCCGCGCGACGATGCCGCACCTGCGCGCGTCGAAGGGCCGGCTGGTCACGGTCACCAGCGTCGGCGGGGTGGTCGGGCAGCCGTTCAACGAGGCGTACTGCGCGGCGAAGTTCGCCGTCGAGGGCTTCATGGAAGCGCTGGCCTCGGTCGCGGCGGCGGTCGGCGTGCGGGTGAGCGTGGTCGAGCCCGGCGCGGTGGCCAGCGAGTTCGTCGCCAGCCAGCGGATCGACATCCCGGCGCTGGTCGCCGAGGCCGGTCCGTACGGCCCGGCGTTGCAGAGCTACATCGACCGCGCGCTCCAGTCCTTCGGCAACGCGCAGAGCGCCGAGGAGGCCGCCGCGACGGTCGTGGAGGTGCTGGAGGCCGAGGACCCGCCGTTCCGCGTCCAGACCTCGGAGTGGGCCCGCGGGTTCACCGCGAGCAAGCTGGCCGACGTCGACGGGTCGGCGGTGCAGGCGATGATGGCGCAATGGCTCGAGACGCGCTGA
- a CDS encoding DUF4232 domain-containing protein encodes MHRGFLIAVAAVGVLTVQGCGSGTPTTASNASSTPSAFSTSSTPSASSTPSTSASTSTSASSSCAGLDAKMVPLHGAASGTTFADLVVTNHSTTACTLPAQPALAYFSATHKALPVEFSANPDLKPYNLAPGASAAMVVGYGSAADPPCDGAIAFVRVASLAGDLPFSGRTNCVHDTTYEEGWVAGTYSAPH; translated from the coding sequence ATGCATCGGGGATTTCTGATCGCGGTCGCGGCTGTCGGTGTTCTGACAGTGCAGGGCTGCGGATCCGGGACGCCGACCACGGCCTCCAACGCCTCGAGCACGCCCAGCGCTTTCAGCACGTCCAGCACGCCCAGCGCTTCCAGTACTCCCAGCACCTCCGCCTCAACGAGCACATCCGCCAGCTCGTCGTGCGCCGGGCTGGACGCCAAGATGGTGCCGCTCCATGGCGCCGCGTCCGGAACCACCTTCGCAGACCTCGTCGTCACCAACCACAGCACGACCGCCTGCACGCTGCCCGCGCAACCCGCGCTCGCGTACTTCAGCGCCACCCACAAGGCGTTGCCGGTCGAATTCAGTGCCAACCCGGACCTGAAGCCGTACAACCTTGCTCCGGGCGCCTCGGCCGCGATGGTCGTCGGCTACGGTAGCGCCGCCGATCCGCCCTGCGATGGCGCGATCGCCTTTGTACGCGTCGCATCGCTCGCCGGCGACCTGCCGTTCAGCGGCAGGACGAACTGCGTCCACGACACGACCTACGAAGAGGGCTGGGTCGCCGGGACCTACTCCGCGCCGCACTGA
- a CDS encoding DUF3097 domain-containing protein has translation MPEPDIRSKQYTADLASARRRPVSTEVEAVRDLVVEDVETGFCGAVIRVEKTPGGPTVTLEDRLGKHRVFPLGPGFWIDGRPVALVFPRTSQGPATPQRTASGSIAVPAARARVARAGRIYVEGRHDAELVEKVWGDDLRIEGVVVEYLEGVDDLAAIVDGFRPGPDARLGVLVDHLVPGTKEARIVEAAMRSPYAEHLLVVGHPYIDVWEAVKPSALDIQAWPRIPRGQPWKEGVCEALGWPVDTPAAWKRILRSVHDFRDLEPELLGRVEELIDFVTGV, from the coding sequence GTGCCAGAGCCCGACATCCGCAGCAAGCAGTACACCGCCGACCTCGCCTCCGCCCGGCGCCGGCCGGTCTCCACGGAGGTGGAAGCGGTCCGCGACCTCGTGGTCGAGGACGTCGAGACCGGCTTCTGCGGCGCGGTGATCCGGGTCGAGAAGACCCCCGGCGGCCCGACGGTCACCCTGGAGGACCGCCTCGGCAAGCACCGCGTCTTCCCGCTGGGACCCGGGTTCTGGATCGACGGACGCCCGGTCGCGCTTGTCTTTCCGCGCACGTCCCAGGGTCCTGCGACACCGCAGCGGACCGCCTCCGGCTCCATCGCCGTCCCGGCCGCGCGAGCCCGGGTGGCGCGCGCCGGCCGCATCTACGTCGAGGGCCGGCACGACGCGGAGCTGGTCGAGAAGGTGTGGGGCGACGACCTCCGGATCGAGGGCGTCGTGGTGGAGTACCTGGAAGGCGTCGACGACCTGGCGGCGATCGTCGACGGATTCCGTCCCGGTCCGGACGCCCGGCTGGGCGTACTGGTGGACCACCTGGTGCCCGGCACGAAGGAGGCACGCATCGTCGAGGCGGCCATGCGCTCGCCGTACGCCGAGCACCTGCTGGTCGTCGGCCACCCCTACATCGACGTCTGGGAGGCGGTGAAACCGTCGGCGCTGGACATCCAGGCCTGGCCGCGGATTCCGCGCGGCCAGCCGTGGAAAGAAGGGGTCTGCGAAGCCCTCGGCTGGCCGGTGGACACGCCGGCGGCGTGGAAGCGGATCCTGCGCTCGGTGCACGATTTCCGGGACCTGGAGCCGGAGTTGCTGGGCCGGGTCGAGGAGCTGATCGACTTCGTGACGGGGGTCTGA
- the hemW gene encoding radical SAM family heme chaperone HemW, which produces MPGVLPDGEPVPTDGSLPPQALAEPELSRTPLAFYIHVPYCASRCGYCDFNTYTASELGGGASQATYGATAIEEIRLARTVLGGADLPVQTVFFGGGTPTMLPAKDLVALLGAVRDEFGLAPDAEVTTEANPESVNPAYLAELRAGGFTRISFGMQSAREHVLQILDRRHTPGRPEACVREAREAGFEHVNLDLIYGTPGESDDDWRASLDAAIGAAPDHVSAYSLIVEDGTRLAARVKRGELPMIDDDVHADRYLIADEKLAAAGYSWYEVSNWAAAPQGRSRHNLLYWTGANWWGVGPGAHSHVGGTRWWNVKHPSAYSQRVAAGQSPAHAREVLDAEDRRVERILLELRLDSGCDIGILNPAGRKAAIGAAAAGLLDPRSLAEGSAVLTLRGRLLADAVVRDLVD; this is translated from the coding sequence ATGCCAGGTGTTCTTCCCGACGGTGAACCCGTCCCGACCGACGGATCGCTGCCGCCGCAGGCCCTCGCTGAGCCCGAGTTGTCCCGCACGCCGCTCGCCTTCTACATCCACGTCCCGTACTGTGCCTCGCGCTGCGGTTACTGCGACTTCAACACCTACACCGCCTCCGAGCTCGGCGGCGGCGCCTCCCAGGCCACCTACGGCGCGACCGCGATCGAGGAGATCCGGTTGGCGCGCACGGTGCTCGGCGGCGCGGATCTGCCAGTGCAGACCGTCTTCTTCGGCGGCGGCACACCGACCATGCTTCCGGCGAAGGACCTCGTCGCGCTGCTCGGCGCGGTCCGTGACGAGTTCGGGCTGGCGCCGGACGCCGAGGTCACGACCGAGGCCAACCCCGAGTCGGTGAATCCGGCGTACCTGGCCGAGCTGCGGGCCGGCGGGTTCACCCGGATCTCGTTCGGGATGCAGAGCGCGCGTGAGCACGTGTTGCAGATCCTGGACCGGCGGCACACGCCGGGGCGGCCCGAGGCGTGTGTCCGCGAGGCGCGCGAAGCCGGCTTCGAGCACGTCAACCTCGACCTGATCTACGGCACGCCCGGCGAGAGCGACGACGACTGGCGCGCCTCGCTCGACGCCGCGATCGGCGCGGCTCCCGACCACGTTTCCGCGTACTCGCTCATCGTCGAGGACGGCACGCGCCTGGCAGCGCGCGTCAAGCGCGGCGAGCTGCCGATGATCGACGACGACGTGCACGCCGACCGCTACCTGATCGCCGACGAGAAGCTCGCCGCCGCCGGGTACTCCTGGTACGAGGTCTCGAACTGGGCCGCCGCGCCGCAGGGCCGTTCGCGGCACAACCTGCTCTACTGGACCGGCGCCAACTGGTGGGGCGTCGGTCCCGGCGCGCACAGCCACGTCGGCGGCACGCGCTGGTGGAACGTGAAGCACCCGAGCGCCTACTCCCAGCGCGTCGCCGCCGGGCAGTCCCCGGCGCACGCGCGCGAGGTCCTGGACGCCGAGGACCGGCGCGTCGAGCGGATCCTGCTGGAGCTGCGCCTGGATTCCGGCTGCGACATCGGCATCCTGAATCCCGCCGGACGCAAGGCGGCGATCGGCGCCGCGGCCGCCGGACTGCTCGATCCGCGGTCACTGGCCGAGGGGTCCGCGGTCCTTACCCTGCGGGGAAGACTGCTGGCAGACGCGGTTGTCCGGGACCTCGTCGACTGA
- the dnaJ gene encoding molecular chaperone DnaJ — protein sequence MSTDYYTVLGVRRDATQDEIKKAYRRLARELHPDVNPDPGTQERFKEIGMAYEVLSDPQKRQMYDLGGDPRGAGGAAGGFAGFGFTDIMDAFFGGQTSRGPRSRVRKGNDALIRIEIELSDAAFGSAREITVDTAVICVACSGEGSAPGTHPVTCDMCNGRGEVSQVTRSFLGQVMTSRPCPQCQGFGTVVPSPCPECSGEGRVRTRRKLTVKIPPGVDNGTRIQLAGEGEVGPGGGPAGDLFIEIVELPHPIFQRRGDDLHCTMTLPMTAASLGTKLPLETLDGPAEIDVRPGTQSGHAITLRGRGIQHLRRDGTGGTGRGDLVVHVEVKTPSKLDPEQEELLRRLAKLRGEERPSGEFAPGQQKLFSRLRDAFNAR from the coding sequence GTGTCGACGGATTACTACACGGTCTTGGGCGTACGGCGAGACGCCACTCAGGACGAGATCAAGAAGGCATACCGGCGCCTGGCCCGTGAACTGCATCCGGACGTCAACCCGGATCCGGGGACCCAGGAGCGGTTCAAAGAGATAGGCATGGCCTACGAGGTCCTGTCGGACCCGCAGAAGCGGCAGATGTACGACCTCGGCGGCGACCCGCGGGGCGCCGGCGGCGCCGCGGGCGGCTTCGCCGGCTTCGGCTTCACCGACATCATGGACGCGTTCTTCGGCGGGCAGACCTCGCGCGGGCCGCGCTCGCGGGTCCGCAAGGGCAACGACGCGCTGATCCGGATCGAGATCGAGCTGTCCGACGCCGCCTTCGGGTCGGCGCGCGAGATCACCGTGGACACCGCGGTGATCTGCGTGGCCTGCTCCGGCGAGGGCTCGGCGCCGGGCACCCACCCGGTCACCTGCGACATGTGCAACGGCCGCGGCGAGGTCTCCCAGGTCACCCGCTCGTTCCTGGGCCAGGTCATGACCTCCCGGCCGTGCCCGCAGTGCCAGGGCTTCGGCACGGTTGTCCCCTCGCCGTGCCCGGAGTGCAGCGGCGAGGGCCGGGTGCGCACCCGGCGCAAGCTGACCGTGAAGATCCCGCCGGGCGTGGACAACGGCACCCGGATCCAGCTCGCCGGCGAGGGCGAGGTCGGTCCCGGCGGCGGTCCGGCCGGCGACCTGTTCATCGAGATCGTCGAGCTGCCGCACCCGATATTCCAGCGGCGCGGGGACGACCTGCACTGCACGATGACGCTGCCGATGACCGCCGCCTCCCTGGGGACCAAGCTGCCGCTGGAGACGCTGGACGGGCCCGCCGAGATCGACGTGCGCCCCGGAACCCAGTCCGGGCACGCGATCACGCTGCGCGGACGCGGCATCCAGCACCTGCGGCGCGACGGCACCGGCGGGACCGGCCGCGGCGACCTCGTCGTGCACGTCGAGGTCAAGACGCCGTCGAAGCTGGACCCCGAGCAGGAGGAGCTGCTGCGCCGGTTGGCGAAGCTGCGCGGCGAGGAGCGTCCCTCCGGGGAGTTCGCGCCGGGGCAGCAGAAGCTGTTCTCGCGGCTGCGGGACGCCTTCAACGCCCGCTAG
- a CDS encoding MOSC domain-containing protein: MSIARPEAGSGLLISVNVGMPRDVELNGEVQQTAIFKRPVPGRVKVADHHMDGDRQADQVNHAGVHKAVYAYSREDLDFWAVELGREIEDGFVGENLTISGYDVSHAVVGERWRVGGAEFEVAQPRIPCWKLGVRAADQSMPRRFERALRPGAYLRVLTEGDVGAGDQVAVASRPAHGFTVADASRIFHRDRAEAPRLLEVAELAPPLKKWARKRLGLPLDDAGESEA; this comes from the coding sequence ATGAGCATCGCGCGCCCGGAGGCCGGCAGCGGCCTGCTGATCAGTGTCAACGTCGGGATGCCCCGCGATGTCGAGCTGAACGGCGAGGTCCAGCAGACCGCGATCTTCAAGCGCCCGGTCCCCGGCCGGGTGAAGGTCGCCGACCACCACATGGACGGCGACCGGCAGGCCGACCAGGTGAACCACGCCGGCGTGCACAAGGCGGTCTACGCCTACTCCCGCGAGGACCTCGACTTCTGGGCCGTCGAACTCGGCCGCGAGATCGAGGACGGATTCGTCGGCGAGAACCTGACCATCAGCGGCTACGACGTCAGCCACGCGGTGGTCGGCGAGCGCTGGCGGGTCGGCGGCGCCGAGTTCGAGGTGGCGCAGCCGCGGATCCCGTGCTGGAAGCTCGGGGTGCGCGCCGCGGACCAGAGCATGCCCCGCCGCTTCGAGCGGGCGCTGCGCCCCGGCGCGTATCTGCGCGTCCTCACCGAGGGCGACGTCGGCGCCGGCGACCAGGTCGCGGTGGCCTCGCGGCCGGCGCACGGGTTCACCGTCGCCGACGCCTCGCGGATCTTCCACCGCGACCGCGCCGAGGCGCCGCGGCTGCTGGAGGTCGCCGAACTGGCGCCGCCGTTGAAGAAGTGGGCGCGCAAGCGGCTCGGGCTGCCGCTGGATGACGCGGGAGAATCCGAGGCCTGA
- a CDS encoding GNAT family N-acetyltransferase — protein sequence MTELLVRRADSADPVDRGALERMWLMFRHDMSEFAEQLPNPDGSFRSEWLQSALEDENWAAYLALVGDRPAGFAFVRALEQPTRVLNSFFIVRGARRSGYGLQFVKQVLAAHPGPWEIAFQERNVKGAQFWRRAAREVAGEAWHEEVRPPLTGGTLPNVWVVIP from the coding sequence GTGACTGAGTTGTTGGTGCGGCGTGCGGACTCCGCCGATCCCGTCGACCGCGGGGCGTTGGAGCGCATGTGGCTGATGTTCCGCCACGACATGTCGGAGTTCGCCGAGCAGCTGCCGAATCCGGACGGCTCGTTCCGGAGCGAGTGGCTGCAGTCGGCTTTGGAGGATGAGAACTGGGCTGCGTACTTGGCGCTTGTCGGGGACCGTCCCGCCGGGTTCGCTTTCGTGCGTGCGCTGGAGCAGCCGACACGGGTGCTGAACAGCTTCTTCATCGTGCGGGGTGCCCGGCGCAGCGGGTATGGGTTGCAGTTCGTGAAGCAGGTGTTGGCCGCGCATCCCGGACCGTGGGAGATCGCGTTTCAGGAGCGGAACGTCAAGGGCGCGCAGTTCTGGCGGCGCGCGGCGAGGGAGGTCGCCGGGGAGGCGTGGCATGAGGAGGTGCGGCCGCCGTTGACCGGTGGGACGCTGCCGAACGTGTGGGTCGTTATTCCGTAG
- a CDS encoding GNAT family N-acetyltransferase: MTTKPTRHVRLDPMTPDEYRPWSTKVASAYALAQVGEGHWAIETAQQQGWDVVQDLLPAGPASPGQHLWTARDADTERQVGALWVAIRAAGFSTEAFVYDIHVEDEFQGEGYGRAIMEAAAAASRALGAVHVALNVHGSNETAYRLYRSLGYEVTNRHMRLGL; the protein is encoded by the coding sequence ATGACGACGAAGCCCACCAGGCACGTCCGCCTGGACCCGATGACACCTGACGAATACCGGCCGTGGAGCACCAAGGTCGCCTCGGCCTACGCGCTGGCCCAAGTCGGCGAGGGCCACTGGGCCATCGAGACGGCTCAGCAGCAGGGGTGGGACGTCGTGCAGGACCTGCTTCCCGCGGGTCCGGCGTCCCCCGGCCAGCACCTGTGGACCGCCCGGGACGCCGACACCGAGCGGCAGGTCGGCGCACTGTGGGTCGCGATACGCGCCGCCGGTTTCAGCACGGAGGCGTTCGTCTACGACATCCACGTCGAAGACGAGTTCCAGGGGGAGGGATACGGCCGCGCCATCATGGAGGCAGCCGCGGCGGCGTCTCGCGCGCTCGGTGCCGTGCACGTCGCGCTGAACGTGCACGGCAGCAACGAGACCGCCTACCGGCTCTACAGGAGCCTGGGCTACGAGGTCACCAACCGGCACATGCGGCTGGGGCTGTAG
- a CDS encoding MBL fold metallo-hydrolase, whose product MSAWTETADRVFTRRFDPVNVTVTAVLGGDGVLVADTRCSVQEGRELREELTKLTPLPVRWVVNTHTHFDHMWGNAAFDIPHQEPPAAFWGHENMPDFDPEDPEFATFSEYLLREGGPEWQAKLDELVVRKPDHLVAGQHRLDLGGRIAELRHVGRGHTDNDLVVWLPDAAVAISGDLVEQSGPVAFGTDSFPLDWPATLTALADLTGPADLADRTGLAPADPIFIPGHGDPAGRAFLQEQQDFVTRVAAEIRRLHGDGVPVERAVDAGAWPIEDGAHFAQAVKRGYAQLTGALP is encoded by the coding sequence ATGAGTGCCTGGACCGAGACCGCCGACCGCGTCTTCACCCGCCGCTTCGACCCCGTCAACGTCACCGTGACCGCCGTGCTCGGCGGTGACGGCGTCCTGGTCGCCGACACCCGCTGCAGCGTGCAGGAGGGCCGGGAACTGCGCGAGGAGTTGACGAAGCTCACACCGCTGCCGGTGCGCTGGGTCGTCAACACGCACACCCACTTCGATCACATGTGGGGCAACGCAGCCTTCGACATCCCGCACCAGGAACCGCCTGCGGCCTTCTGGGGACACGAGAACATGCCCGACTTCGACCCCGAGGACCCGGAGTTCGCCACGTTCAGCGAATACCTGCTGCGCGAGGGCGGTCCGGAGTGGCAGGCGAAGCTGGACGAGCTGGTGGTCCGCAAACCCGATCACCTCGTCGCCGGGCAGCACCGGCTCGACCTCGGCGGCCGGATCGCCGAACTGCGCCACGTCGGCCGCGGCCACACCGACAACGATCTCGTCGTCTGGCTGCCGGACGCGGCGGTGGCGATCAGCGGCGACCTGGTCGAGCAGTCCGGTCCGGTGGCGTTCGGCACGGACTCCTTCCCGCTGGACTGGCCCGCGACGCTGACCGCGCTCGCCGACCTCACCGGCCCTGCCGACCTAGCTGACCGCACCGGACTCGCCCCGGCGGACCCGATCTTCATCCCCGGCCACGGCGACCCCGCCGGGCGCGCATTCCTTCAGGAGCAACAGGATTTCGTCACCCGGGTCGCCGCGGAGATCCGGCGCCTGCACGGCGACGGCGTCCCGGTCGAGCGCGCGGTCGACGCCGGCGCCTGGCCGATCGAGGACGGCGCGCACTTCGCCCAAGCGGTCAAGCGCGGCTACGCCCAACTGACCGGCGCGCTCCCGTAA
- a CDS encoding 16S rRNA (uracil(1498)-N(3))-methyltransferase, with amino-acid sequence MSTAPVFFWQDTETADRGARVRLDGAEGRHAALVRRLTAGERVDLAGGQGVVAECVVAVAHKDWLELDVRDVVRTPAPEPRVTVVQALPKGDRGETAVETMTEIGVDAVVPWAASRSIVQWKGERGEKALNKWRATAREAAKQSRRAWWPTVRSLHSTAEVAELLAGADQALVLHEDAETPLAGLDVVRQGSVVLVIGPEGSISPQELAAFEAAGARAYKMGPTVLRTSTAGTAAATVVLAKSGRWG; translated from the coding sequence GTGAGCACCGCACCGGTCTTCTTCTGGCAGGACACTGAGACGGCCGACCGCGGTGCTCGCGTGCGTCTGGACGGCGCGGAGGGGCGCCACGCGGCTCTGGTACGCCGGCTGACGGCCGGGGAGCGCGTGGACCTCGCCGGCGGCCAGGGCGTCGTCGCCGAGTGCGTGGTGGCGGTGGCGCACAAGGACTGGCTGGAGCTGGACGTCCGCGACGTGGTGCGCACCCCGGCGCCGGAGCCGCGCGTCACCGTCGTCCAGGCGCTGCCCAAGGGCGACCGCGGTGAGACCGCCGTGGAGACGATGACCGAGATCGGCGTCGACGCGGTGGTGCCGTGGGCGGCGAGCCGGTCGATCGTGCAGTGGAAGGGCGAGCGCGGCGAGAAGGCGCTGAACAAGTGGCGGGCGACGGCGCGCGAGGCGGCGAAGCAGTCCCGGCGCGCGTGGTGGCCGACCGTGAGGTCGCTGCATTCGACCGCCGAGGTGGCCGAACTGCTCGCCGGCGCGGACCAGGCGCTGGTACTTCATGAGGATGCTGAGACACCTCTGGCGGGTCTGGACGTGGTGCGTCAGGGCTCGGTGGTGCTGGTGATCGGTCCGGAGGGGTCGATCTCGCCCCAGGAGCTGGCGGCGTTCGAGGCGGCCGGCGCGCGGGCCTACAAGATGGGCCCGACGGTGTTGCGGACGTCCACGGCCGGGACTGCTGCGGCGACAGTGGTGCTGGCGAAGTCGGGCCGCTGGGGGTAG